Proteins encoded in a region of the Prunus persica cultivar Lovell chromosome G4, Prunus_persica_NCBIv2, whole genome shotgun sequence genome:
- the LOC109948905 gene encoding uncharacterized protein K02A2.6-like has protein sequence MLKDCINYSKGCEACQRHGPIQRAPSVPMNPVVKPWPFRGWAMDLIGKIYPASSQQHCFIIVATDYFTKWVEAKPIKTTTSQEIITFIEEQIIQRFGIPESITTDRGSSFISRDMLDMAETFKFKLLQSTPYYAQANGQAESSNKVIINIIRKMLEKNPKQWHEKLSETLWAYRTSKREATGMTPYALTYGHDAILPMEIAVQSLRIAHQHDLIGEDYSQAMLLELEELDASRIDTLNKLLAGKQAVSKAYNKRVRDKSFEEGEIVWKGILPLGAHIAGYGKWSPTWEGPFVINQILGMGAYRLQDRDGVIHNAPINGKWLKKFYPTMWDSQAVQTDPGIEEEQG, from the coding sequence ATGTTGAAGGATTGCATCAACTATTCCAAGGGATGTGAAGCTTGTCAAAGACACGGCCCAATCCAGCGGGCTCCTTCAGTCCCCATGAATCCAGTAGTGAAACCATGGCCTTTTaggggatgggcaatggatctcattggcaaaATCTATCCAGCCAGCAGCCAGCAGCATTGTTTTATCATTGTTGCTACAGactatttcaccaaatgggtagaAGCCAAGCCAATCAAAACCACAACttctcaagagatcatcaccttTATAGAAGAACAGATCATACAGAGATTCGGCATTCCAGAATCGATCACAACTGATAggggttcttctttcatatctagggatatgctagatatggcagaaacATTCAAGTTCAAGCTGCTTCAATCTACCCCCTAttatgctcaagctaatggacaggcagaatcaagtaacaaggtgattatcaatatcatcagaaaGATGCTGGAGAAGAATCCGAAGCAATGGCATGAGAAGTTGTCAGAAACTTTGTGGGCATACAGAActtcaaaaagagaagcaactggcATGACTCCCTATGCTCTGACCTAcggccatgatgcaattctgCCCATGGAGATAGCAGTCCAGTCTCTTAGAATTGCTCATCAGCACGATCTCATAGGAGAAGATTACTCTCAAGCCATGCTACTTGAATTAGAAGAATTGGATGCAAGCAGGATTGacaccctcaacaaactcttagcaggaaaacaggCTGTGTCGAAGGCATACAACAAAAGAGTCAGAGAtaagagttttgaagaggggGAAATAGTCTGGAAGGGAATTCTGCCCCTTGGAGCACACATAGCTGGATATGGAAAATGGTCACCTACGTGGGAAGGTCCTTTTGTGATTAACCAGATCCTCGGAATGGGGGCATATAGGTTGCAGGACAGAGATGGAGTTATTCACAACGCCCCAATCAATGGCaaatggttaaagaaattCTACCCAACCATGTGGGATTCACAAGCTGTACAGACAGATCCCGGGATAGAAGAGGAACAAGGCTga